From the Helianthus annuus cultivar XRQ/B chromosome 17, HanXRQr2.0-SUNRISE, whole genome shotgun sequence genome, the window taaccggttttttaaaaaccgattaaccgatttgtacacctcccATGTCACATCTACTTTTTATCCATAGAACCCTAAAACCACATCGATATAGTATTAAAAGACACGCAcacaccacaccacaccacacGACTCAAACCCACCAACCAAAATCTTCAAAAACTAATGGAGCTAACACTTGATCAGCTGAAGCAATACGACGGCACAGATCCATCAAAACCCATCTACATCAGCGTCAAGGGTCGCATCTTCGACGTCAGCACCGGTAAGTCCTTCTACGGTCCCGGCGGCTCCTACGCCCTCTTCGCCGGCAAAGATGCGACCCGGGCCCTAGCCAAGATGAGCAAGAACGATGAAGATGTCATTGGATCGCTTGACGGACTCACCGAAAAGGAGCTGGGTGTTCTTGCTGATTGGGAAAAGAAATTCGAAGCTAAATACCCAATTGTCGGTTCTCTCTCTGCTTAATTCCATAACCTGTTTGTTTCCTATAAACAAACTACTTTATTATTGTTTGTCGTTTATAAATGTTATATGTAAAAGAAGTTGGATTGAACCCTGATTGATGATGTGTGTTTCTATCTCTCTCAGGGTTTGAATAAGAATTTGTGTGTTTTATCTGTTGGTGATTCATGTGATGTTTAAAATGTTTGTGTATGGAtagtaggggtgtaaacaagttCAAAGGCTCGGTTAAAAGCGCGTACGGGCCGAGCTTTAACGAgtctgaaatagagctcgttttatcgagcccgagctcgagcctgaaatacaaagcagagcctaaacgagcccaaacaaaaatttatttagtttatatataatataataataataatgataacattggcgagccgagctcgagccaaGCTTTGTCTCGTTTAAGCGATATTGAGGCGAGTTCGAGCCGAGTTTTTAGCTCGTCTGAGGTTGTTCTCAAATTAgttcgagccgagccgagccggccgagctcgagctttgggttttactcgcgagccgagttCGAGCTCAAAtaagctcgagcttcataaaaacatgacgagccgagctcgagcccaatcgagctcgggctcggcctgGCTCGTTTACACCCGGATAGACTTGCATACATTGTGTTTCTGGTATTGTCTATTTTTGCCTGTTTGATCTGACCCCTTGGACCCCGAATCGAATTGGTTGGTGTTGGATTTAAACGGAAtggtttggttcggttcggtttatggtTTGGGCATTTAATGGTTTAGTTTGGTTTGAAATTTAATACCAGCTGTTTAGATTAATATAAGAATGTGGTGTATGTAGTTATGATATGTATTAtaatcataatttttttttgtcattttgatGTTTTATTAGAGACTAATGATTAGAAAAAGATGTTTGGTTTGAATCGCAAAATCGTAAAAATTGTGAAACCGTCAACTTGGTTTCAGTGGCGAAGGTTGAAATTTTTtacgggggtcgaaaacgtatataccaaaaaaaatCTATAGaatcggggggtcgaaaacatatacacccaaaaatttctagacgaaaactacatatataacactactggccgaaaagttcgggggtcgggCGTCCCTCTCGGCCCCTTCAAAGCATCGCCCCTGCTTGGTTtaatttttcatttcttgtaaCTGTAGTTAGCGGAGCGGTTCGAAATAGAATTTTTGTCAAAAACGGACGAATTGGACTTTAAACACCCCTAGTTATAGCATGGGATAAATAACTAACAATACCCTCCTTGCCTCCACCAATTTTGTTTTGTTAATTTTATCAGaaatatttgaattttttttttgtagtttaaAATAATGGACTTTTAAAAGTCGGCCCTACTGATTTGGATTTTGAGAGTCATGTCCCCACTGAGTTTCCGTTCTAGCTTCGTCACTGGTTTTTATGGTCTTGATTTTCCATCAGGTTCTTTAGAGCTTGGGGTAAGGTGTAGAGGTGTTCGTTGTGATGGACCGACATTGCATGAATATCAAGATCAAAGAGCGGACCACGGGTCCGGACGTTTATCGGCTCATATAGAATTTCTCTGCCTTGAAAATGTTAAATTGGTTTAAACTTGAGAAGAGACTTTTGTAATGTTATTTAAGATATTGCAACTTTCAGAGGAAAGTGAAACTCGTGTTGGTTAAGGTTGACTCGAAAATGCCAGTCTGGCTGGTCTGGATCACTCTTTACTCTTATCTAAGAAAGAGCATTCGTAGTGGGGCTATTTATGTACTAAGCCACGTTGGTGTGAGAAGAACGCAGGAACCACTTCTATGTGCCGTTAAAAACCTCTCCCCCTCAGTCTCCTTGTCGTGTCTGCCAAGTTTGTCGACCACCCTTTCATCTATATTCCACCTAAGCATCCACCAACAAGGGCGGAGGCAATGTATAAGGAGGAGTAGCCTGGGCTACCCCTCAACTCCGTCTTCGTAGTGTAAAAATATCCTTCAACTCCGTTGTAGTGTAAAATTTGATCTTTTTTTtacaaaggatacccctaatCTAAATTTGATCTTTTTATACAAAGAATACAAGTGTAATCACACAAATGTCTTTGTGATTTGGAAAGAAAAAGTTTTTTTTGGTATAACTTTAAAAGGTTACAAGTCCAGATTTAGTTGTTATGTAGTAACATTTTTGGGCTATAACAATAAGTTTCATTAGAAATCTGTAAATATATCATTTTGGCAAACCTCTTAAGACTAATTATGTGATTTTCtcaacataataataataaaaaaaaaaaaaagaaagaaacaaaaaCCCCAATCTCCCACCCGTTTCTTATTCCTCGATAGGTTTGCTCGATCACCGGTTTCGTCACCCCCTGACTGTCGACGAGTGACGGCGACCCTACCCCCACCTCCTTGCCAGTAACTGGCCACTAGCGTAACCCCACGTAACATGCCGGTTTTGTTTTCTTATTCATCCTTATAGAAATGAAAGAATCCTCAACACTCTTTGCTCACTTAAACTACACATCTTTTGACGCTCTCTACTCTCACTCTATTTTCAGACGACCTTCGAATCTCCAACACATACAATACTTTGTTGATGGACTAACCGAGTTCAACTTTAAGTGAAGACAAAGCTTTGTGTTGGGAACATTGATGGAAACTCGATTCATTGGAAGATTTGTTGGTAGAAAACTCAAAATTATTAATGACAAGTTGTTGAATGCAATTCATTGGTCAATAAAATTATTAAGGTTTAACTAGGTTCCAAAAAAAATTCTAAATGGTGGAATTTCTCATTTTGCAGATCTAATAAAAATGAGGAATAATTTTCAGAGAATATAAGAACTTATTTACTATGTTTTTAAAACTACAAGTTATCAAGTATACAACCTTTTAAAAATTAGAGCTTAAAAGGGTTGTTTGACACACTTTTTTACATAAGAAACTCTAAAGAATATTTATAATATTTAGAGTTATGTTTTAGAGTTTGAGagcataaataaatgaataatatcTTAAGCAACTTTTTATTCAATAAGCTATCATCCACTTAAACTAATATGCTTATGTGATAAATGTGTAACTTTTAGAGTAATGTTTATAAGATTTATAGTTATGCTTTAGAGTTTGAGAACATAAATCATAGCCCGAATAAATGAATGATATCATTATAGTTATTCATTCTCATTAGAGTTGAATGCAATTTGCGTCTTTGATCAATTTGACTGCTGACATGACGAGTCCCCAAAATCATTTTTTAAACTCTTGAGTCCACGTATGGTAAAAAGCGTTGGCATCTGAGTCCCTTCACCCAACTTCTGTTAGCTTGACCAGCTTTGACCGTCAATGGTGAGGGTAAATTAGTAATTTTGCAATTAACTATGGGGGTAGAAAGGTCAATTGTCATTTACTTATTTCCAACCCCCTGTACGATTTTACTATTTGGCATTAGAATCCTCGTAAAAAGGCACCTGTAAATTACATCTTCTTCCTGCGTTGTTTTCTTCTACTTCGGATTACATTTACActagaatcctttccttcttcaaagtggctgtttgacaacttctgaatggttaggTGCTGAATcggtaagaggtctgaatcattaagagtcagtataatACTTAACTGCTCAGAGGCAAATGTGtgaccaattcagattataggtcttaaccattcaaagaCAGATGTGTGAACCATTTagacatctgctcacgaaacaaacagcCTGAAccattaaggggctgtttgtttacctcttaatggggctcttaatggtttagacctcttactgattcaacacttaatggtttagacctcttactgattcaacacttaatggttcagactgtttatTTCATGAGCAAATGTCTAAATGGTTCAGAAATttacctctgaatggttaagcatatatactgagtctgaatggttaagacatataatctgaattggttagacatttgcTTATGAACGGTTAAATATTATACTGACTCCTAATGATTCAaaactcttactggttcagcacttaactatTTAAAAGTTGTCAAACGGTCCCAAAGGTCTAAATATTAAACTAGTAAGATGTCTAAACAAAAAACTCCAAATTCCCAATCCACTGGAAGGGACAGCATAAATAAAAAAACACGCGGGAAAACCTAAGCTTCTAGGTTTTCATCACCATCAATGGCGCCGACGAAGCGTAAGAGTGACGACAAGCCAGAAACCGCTTCCGAGAACAACAAACCGACGAGAGTCACTCGAAGCTCTACGCGCCAAGCCACACAAGCGACCACGAAGCCGGTGGCTGAGCCCCCGGCGCCGAAGGCCAAAAAGGCTAAGCACAGCTCCAAACAGAAGCCGGAACCAAAACCTAAAACAACTGAAGCACCAGCGGCGAACGGCGGAGATGGTTCCAAAACGATCGTGATTGAGCACTGGTATGATTATCGTTGTTTCGTTTGGTTGTTACTTTTTAGGTTTTCAGTAAGATTAATTGAATAGGAGTTGTTTTGTGAGATCTAGATTGTTTTATTTAGGCTGTAGTGATGTGTATGTTTTGTAaccgcttttttttttttttttttttttttttttttgagagcacaaaataacaaaaaatctGGCCTGAACTGGAAAAACACTGCTAAAAATGGTCTGAGATAACTAAGAATTTAAAGAGTGAGAAATGCCCGTGGCGACAAGGTCTAAAACCGAGATGCAAAGCGCGAAGGCGCACCGCTTTTGTACACGAGGCGCAAAGTgcttgtttaattttttttttttatatatttcataGGTTTTTTACAACCAAGCAGCCTGTTGTGCAACACCCTAATGCACATAAGTCAGCATGTACATGAGGCACGCACCTCACTTGTGCCAAAAAGACATTTTTGGTGCGCCTCAACTGCACCAAGAAGACATTTTTTGGTGCGCCTTAACCTATGCAGTGAATATCGGCGATATATCGGTCATATTGGTcccttagtaaaatatcggtaccgatattatcggtgATATTGACCGAtaatatcaccgatatttgaccgatataaccgatatatcaccgatatttaaTCGATATAACCGatatcactgatatatcactgaattattggtgttaagttgctatatatataaattctgcattatattaaaattaccgatatctcaccgagataacctatatttcaaatatcaTTCCTTGACTGATAGCCTATATTTTACTGCATTAACTGCATAGGCCTTAACTGTGTTTTTGTACAGACGTTGCATTAGCTACACAAAAGCAATGGGACCTGCGCTTGATGTCGCCTTGCACCTAAGTCCACCTTAGGCATGCCTTTTATATATCAAGCTTAAAATGACTTGAAACCAGTCTAAACCAGCCTGAAACAagtctaaaataaataaaaatgtcctGAAATACGTGTCTGCCTTGTGCCTAGATGACAGACTCACCCTTTGCGCCTTGAGCTTTGAAATTttctttgtttaatttttttaatcgATATCAAAATAAGCAAAAAGATCTTACTATGCAAGGGATGTGGTATAGTGCAAGACAAAAGGCTTTAAATAGCATGATTTAGCAGCAATCATGTCGGGCTGAATTGATGAACCCGAACACAACACATATATTtaatctttctttttttttttttatataatttttgtcTTTCAGCACACAATGCAAGCAATTTAAAATAAGGGCTGTTAAGGTGAAGGATGATTTAGAGAGTGCTGTATCTGGCATTAATGTGCTTGTCAACCCAGAAAAGGTACATATTTATATGTTTTAATTGGATcgatatatgtatttttttttattttacaactTTTTTTTAGAAAAAGTACGTAAATACATAATTTCTTTCTACTGATGATGACTAATAGACTAAATTAATTTCTGTATCTGGCATTAATGTGCTTGTCAACCCAGAAAAGGTACATATTTATATGTTTTAATTGGATcgatatatgtatttttttttattttacaactTTTTTTTAGAAAAAGTACGTAAATACATAATTTCTTTCTACTGATGATGACTAATAGACTAAATTAATTTCATTGCAGCCAAGAAGAGGATGCTTTGAAGTGCGTGAAGAAGGCGGGAAGAAGTTTGTCAGTCTTCTGGTAATCTCATCACCATATAAAAGCTTTTgcttatttaaaatttaaaattagactaaggggctgtttgtttgcCTCTTAATGTGGCTCTTAATGgctcagacctcttactggttcagcacttaatggttcagactgtttgtttcgcgagcagatgtctgaatggttcagacatgtgtctctgaatggttaagcattatagtgagtctgaatggttaagacctctaatctgaattggtcagacatttgcctctgaatggttaagcattatactggctcttaatggttcagacctcttactggtttagcacttaatggtgcagacctcttactggtttagcacttaaccattcagaagttgccaaacaacccctaagtcgTACAAGTGTACAACAAATATTATTTCATCATCAATAGAAAAGGTCACGTTTTCAGTATCACACATAATTGTCAATACATGTGGTAGTTTTGGCCTGTTTACTTAAGGAGTTGATTTGGGCGGTATTTTATCTCGAACGAGTCAATACATGTGGTAGTTTTGGCCCGTTTGCTTTAGAGGAATTGATCAAACGGGTTGAGAGTGgtctcacacacacacaatgttCTTAACAAGCTTTACATAATGATTCAGCTTAATAACGAATGTGTTAATTTGGGCTGCGTTGttatctcaaacgggtcaaatcaaAATATTTAGCTGAAAGAGAATTGGTCAAACGAGTTGAAAGTTGTCTCGCACACAATCTCTTAAGTAGCTTTATAATGATCAAgattaataatattgtttttgtatttataGTTATAACACGTGATTAATCTATTGAATTGTTTTAAAATCGGACAAAAGTGATTTAATATGCCCTATTTGTTCATTACACGGTCATTTGCATTTCAAAATGTTGATTATAACCCTGTTATATATTACACAGTTGTTGCAACATGGAAAAGTAAGGTTACCTTGTTTGTTATGTACAGGATATGAAACGACCATTTGGACCGATGAAGGCGTTGGACATGGATGCTGTCATATCTGACATCATTGACCAGATCAAATGATCTAACAAGTCAACCATGCATGTATCCTGTATGATCTGTTGTAGCTGCAACTAATGGGTCTATTTTGATCTATGTTTTTTTGGGAAACAAGGAAACCTTCTTTTGTAACCAATTGGGAGTGTCTTCTAGGTGTAATCAATGCTTGTTAGCCACTGTGATTACCTTGTGTTGTAAGTTTCTACAAATTGGATTGCTGCAGTTGAAATTTGTGTCTTGTGATGCCAGAACTTTTCTTCTTTTGTTTTATAACGCATCGCGTATCAGATTTTTGGATCAAATGCATCGAAGCGTATCACGCAATTTAAAACCAAGAAGAGGGGCCAGGAGTAATGTTTAACTAAACCACTTTTCTTAATACAAcgttgagtaaattgccaaaatcatccctgaggttttggcatatttgtcattttcatccaaaacaatttttttttgtaccatatagtcatttacttttgagattttttgtcattttcatccaaatgtctaatttgctttattttttctatcaaacatttggatgaaaatgacaaaaagtctcaaatctcagggacgattttggcaaaaaagtcagacgtttggatgaaaatgacaaaaaaatccCGAAAGTGAAGGGATATttggtacaaaaaagttgttttggatgaaaatgacaaacatgcctaaaccttagggacgattttggcaatttactctacaATGTTTTTGTCATCAAATTACTGAGTTTGTCTATTATCACTCAATATGGATGAACATTATAATCGATGTGGGACCATTAATCATAGTTAAGTCATAATCAACATTATTAAAGTAAGCTATGGAATTTCTTTAACACCTTGTGAAGTCCTCTTAATTATTTGATCATTATTTTCAATAGTACATGTTTATCTCTTAtgcttgtttatcaatctcacaTGTATTAACATTCACATTAGATGGTTTTAGTATAAACATGCCACTGAACATAATATCTTTTTTTGAACGGCTTATATTATTCCTTTACACCCATAATTCTAAATTATCCCCCTTTGCCCAAGTTTGAACCCGAGACCTCCTCTTAAGAAGTATGTGCCTCTACCAAGTGGGCTAACCCACATTGGTGCGACTGGACACAATATAGGACCATAAACCATTTGTCATTCACTCAACATATCATGTTAAAACAAAATAACGTTTAATAAACAGTTGCTTTATAACTATAATCTCCTTGATACTGTCATAACACTAACATTTTAGATTAAGTTATCACATTTAGGCGAATTTATATCGTTTGTTTTCTCAACATGAGAGTTACTAACATAAGTAAAA encodes:
- the LOC110921672 gene encoding probable steroid-binding protein 3 is translated as MELTLDQLKQYDGTDPSKPIYISVKGRIFDVSTGKSFYGPGGSYALFAGKDATRALAKMSKNDEDVIGSLDGLTEKELGVLADWEKKFEAKYPIVGSLSA
- the LOC110922032 gene encoding uncharacterized protein LOC110922032, whose protein sequence is MAPTKRKSDDKPETASENNKPTRVTRSSTRQATQATTKPVAEPPAPKAKKAKHSSKQKPEPKPKTTEAPAANGGDGSKTIVIEHCTQCKQFKIRAVKVKDDLESAVSGINVLVNPEKPRRGCFEVREEGGKKFVSLLDMKRPFGPMKALDMDAVISDIIDQIK